CCTCATATCAATCTttacgaaatttggaaatttgtggtaagttctatgggtccaaactgctgaggtcatcggtccctaagcttacaaactacttaacttaaactaatttacgctaaggacaagacacacacccatgcccgagggaggactcgaacctccgacggcaggGGCCGCGGAAGTTTACGACATACTGGACGATTCTGTATGACACAGTTGATCACGTGATTGGTGAGTAGAACTCCTTACTAATAGAACCCAATGGGTCATAACAGACGGCAATTTATCAACAGAAACGAGTTTAAAATTAAGTGTTCCTGAAGAGAGCGCAGTAGAACTGTTGACATGCTTAGTAGCGGTACACACAAATAGTACTGTATGTCAGATAGGCTACCAGCGCTATTCGATTTTTCTGCTGACGATGACGTCTACGGGATCGTACCCTCTCTGGATCGTGCAATGAAATGCAGAACTGCGTAGCTTGGTGTACTGAATGACAGCTATCTTGAAATTGAGAGAAAGGCAAAATACGAGCATTACAATAAAGAGAAAGGACCCTGTAGTATCTGATCAATAgtatggctaaaatggttcaaatggctctgagcactatgggactcaactgctgaggtcattagtcccctagaacttagaactagttaaacctaactaacctaaggacatcacaaacatccatgcccgaggcaggattcgaacctgcgaccgtagcggtcttgcggttccagactgcagcgcctttaaccgcacggccacttcggccggccgatcaaTAGTAAACGTCTGGGGAATTTCCTACCGTTTGAATATCTAGAATTAATACCACGAGGCCATATGAAATTATATGAACATAAAACAGTAGTAGGAAAGCCAAATGGAAGCCTTTTGTTGGTAGGGTTCTCGAAGAGTACAGTGCATGTGTACAGGAAATCGCATGCAACACGCATGTGTGAGCAATTCTAGAATGATAGGAGTCCTCATAGCAGACGTCGGTTTCAGAGACGTTCTCCTAGAAGCTTAACAGGTTGGGATAACTCATACGAAAGTGTAACCGAAATACtcagggaacttaaatgggaatctgaGGATGAAGCTGCACGTGGTACTTATGGAACATTCCTGGGCCAATTCAAAGAACTCGTATTCTAGCAAGACTGTGCGACAATTCATATGTGTCCATCGTATATCCCGTGAGTGAATCATGACAATAAAATAAGAAAGATTAGCTACGTACCGAGGTAAGGAGACATTTCCCTCTTGTCTAATATACGAATGGAATTGGTCAGAAAGTTAGTAATAATGTGAAGTGTCCCCCGTCATAAACTGTACAGTGACTTTCAGAGTACATACGTAGAtacagatcaaaatggttcaaatggctctgagcactatgggactcaactgctgaggtcattagtcccctagaacttagaactagttaaacctaactaacctaaggacatcacaaacatccatgcccgaggcaggattcgaacctgcgaccgtagcggtcttgcggttccagactgcagcgcctttaaccgcacggccacttcggccggctacagatcAAAATTCGCAACGAAATATTATCCCTGTAATAACTTATTAACGATACCTTTCAGAACGTATTTCCAAATGACATTTTTCCTCTTCTTTTAGTGGGAGGAATCCAACCCAAATTATAGAAGTATCTCTGGTATATCATGGATATTTTTGGTCCACCTCGTGATCCCCTCGTGAACACCTGACACAGTGAAATGATGCAATGGTCGAGTACTGGATTCGCATCCGAGCGAAGTGTATTTGAAATCCATGTCCAGATCAGCACGCTGCTTTAGGTTTTTCTAtattgtgaggggtccacttgtacgtggagccagattttgtaatataattcaagaaaaatgacatgaaacgattgtcatatgtagaagagatggtcttgttgacaccactgaaccaaagatgttccctgagtggcagaatcgattgcaaGTAGGGACGTGCGGAGCGCAGTTGCAGTTGTCGTTGCACTCTGTTACAGGTACaatgtaagacttaaagctagtggctagctgtgagaatttagctgttggtcTATGGtcacagcataatacagtttttataaaatgaagtgatgaatgtTACTGTAAATCAAAGTAAAGCAATTGGAACAAATttctaaggtaatgaaattttctatatttagttttaagtatgcagcaacgcaatgtggatttGGCTAATTTTTACAGCGCTCACCCTTGAATGTAGAaaccaagtattttccatcagatttaatgtataggttgattaggtatacccgatttgtaatattttgtgtgttttgtaatcctgatacagagaagttaaattttggaatctacactcctggaaattgaaataagaacaccgtgaattcattgtcccaggaaggggaaactttattgacacattcctggggtcagatacatcacatgatcacactgacagaaccacaggcacatagacacaggcaacagagcatgcacaatgtcggcactagtacagtgtatatccacctttcgcagcaatgcaggctgctattctcccatggagacgatcgtagagatgctggatgtagtcctgtggaacggcttgccatgccattcccacctggcgcctcagttggaccagcgttcgtgctggacgtgcagaccgcgtgagacgacgcttcatccagtcccaaacatgctcaatgggggacagatccggagatcttgctggccagggtagttgacttacaccttctagagcacgttgggtggcacgggatacatgcggacatgcattgtcctgttggaacagcaagttcccttgccggtctaggaatggtagaacgatgggttcgatgacggtttggatgtaccgtgcactattcagtgtcccctcgacgatcaccagtggtgtacggccagtgtaggagatcgctccccacaccatgatgccgggtgttggccctgtgtgcctcggtcgtatgcagtcctgattgtggcgctcacctgcacggcgccaaacacgcatacgaccatcattggcaccaaggcagaagcgactctcatcgctgaagacgacacgtctccattcgtccctccattcacgcctgtcgcgacaccactggaggcgggctgcacgatgttggggcgtgagcggaagacggcctaacggtgtgcgggaccgtagcccagcttcatggagacggttgcgaatggtcctcgccgataccccaggagcaacagtgtccctaatttgctgggaagtggcggtgcggtcccctacggcactgcgtaggatcctacggtcttggcgtgcatccgtgcgtcgctgcggtccggtcccaggtcgacgggcacgtgcaccttccgccgaccactggcgacaacatcgatgtactgtggagacctcacgccccacgtgttgagcaattcggcggtacgtccacccggccgcccgcatgcccactatacgccctcgctcaaagtccgtcaactgcacatacggttcacgtccacgctgtcgcggcatgctaccagtgttagactgcgatggagctccgtatgccacggcaaactggctgacactgacggcggcggtgcacaaatgctgcgcagctagcgccattcgacggccaacaccgcggttcctggtgtgtccgctgtgccgtgcgtgtgatcattgcttgtacagccctctcgcagtgtccggagcaagtatggtgggtctgacacaccggtgtcaatgtgttcttttttccatttccaggagtgtattttgtaaaacgatgtcagactttttgTCAAGTAACaatccagtattttcactgaacatttgcaaggttattcatttatcaaccaatctactgacattatttgtatgaagctattttacggcccgcattgcacttcgctgtgacaagattgaatattttctacGCCTACTGTGGAAAGAACAGAATATCAAGATTACATTCGTTCCGACTCTAGaagtaaggaaaatttatttcattatttattttcataaggaattttctcagtttattgcacagggccatagaactcggtgcccgcagctcgtggtcgtgcggtagcgttctcgcttcccacgcccgggttcccgggtttgattcccggcggggtcagggattttctctgcctcgtgatgactgggtgttgtgtgatgtccttaggttagttaggtttaagtagttctaagttctaggggactgatgaccatagatgttaagtccttagtgctcagagccagaactcggtgctcacgagactgggtaaatttcagagggagTGATTTCATTATGAAAGTTGTCTATTGGTTTTGCAGATTAAGTCATTTGCTCAACAAAACATCGCACAGTAAATTTGCATGACACAAACATTACGCATTCCATATTCGTTAACAAACAAACAcaccaaaaattttataaaaagcgTTACACATTTATAAAGAGCGTTACAATATCACTGAAGACCAATACCTGGACGCTTCGTCTGAAAACGTCGCCGACTTCCATTCTCGTCCAAGTCGACCGTGTTCATGGTCTGTAGTGACTTAGTTGTTAAAGGTACATTGGGCGTTATACCCGTCTTTCTTGGATTTCTGTAAGAAATGACACACTGGGAGAGGTGAACTAAGCCTCATTAACAGCATCACGAAGCCTATCAATTATGAATTAAATAGCCTCTAGCTGCAAGGATGGCTTATAATTTGGGGTACGACAATTGGATGAAAATCGATTCACTGTCGTATGTGCCTGCTGCCGACCACTGAGGGTTCAGTTTGTGTACTGTTGTGGACACGGGTCTTGTACGTCTGCTACTGATGATGACTGCCAGCTGTTATCGTGGAAGATTGATACCTAACCCTCGTTAGATGTATTTTAAGGTCCGTTTGAATGCTGGGATCGCTGTCCCGAAATCAGTTATACATTAAAGAAATAATAAGCTATCCTTGCAGCCATTGTCTATTTTAGTTAcactagcactccgtcttcaggccataagtggcccatcgggaccatccgaccgccgtgtcaccctcagttgaggatgcagataggaggggcgtgtggtcagcaaaccgctctcccggtcgttaagatggttttctttgaccggagccgctactattcggtcgagtagctcctcaattggcatcacgaggctgagtgcatcccgaaaaatggcaacagcgcatggcggctggatggtcacccatccaaatgccggccacgcccaacagcgcttaacttctgtgatctcacgggaaccgatgtatccactgcggcaaggccgttgccttagttacactactggccataaaatttgctgcaccaagaagaaatgcagatgataaacgggtattcattggacaaatatattatactagaactgacgtgattacattttcacgcaatttgggtgcatagatcctcagaaatcagtacccagaacaaccacctctcgccgtaataacggccttgatacgcctgggcattgagtcaaacagagcttggatggcgtgtacaggtacagctgtccatgcagcttcaacacgataccacagttcatcaatagtagtgactggcgtattgtgacgagtcagttgctcggccaccattgaccaggcgttttcaattggtgagatatctggagaaggggctggccagggcagcagttgaacattttctgtattccgattggcccatacaggacctgcaacatgcggtcgtgcattgtcctgctgaaatgtagggtttcgcagtgattgaatgaagggtagagccacgggtcgtaacacatctgaaatgtaacatccactgttcaaagtgccgtcaatgcgaacaagaggtgtccgagaccaTTGCATCTCATAGcaccacgtcgggtgatacgccagtatggcgatgacgaatacacgcttccaatgtgggttccccgcgatgtcgccaaacacggatgcgaccatcatgatgctgtaaacagaacctggattcatccgaaaatatgacgttttgccattcgtgcactagggttcgtcgttgagtacaccatcgcaggcgctcctgtttgtggtgcagcatcaagggtaactgcggctatggcctccgagctgaatgtccatgctgctgcaaccgtcgtcgaactgttcgtgcagatggtagttgtcttgcaaacgtacccatctattggctcgagacgtggttgcacgatacattacagccatgcggataagatgcctgccatctcgactgctagtgatacgtggccgttgggatgcagcacggcgttccgtattagcctcctgaacctaccgattccatattctgctaaaagtcactggatctcgaccaacgcgaggagcaatgtcgcgatacgataaaccgcaatcgcgataggctacaatccgacctttatcaaagtcggaaacgtgatggtacgcatttctcctccttacacgaggtatctcaactacgtttcaccaggcaacgccggtcaactgctgtttgtgtatgaaaaatcggttggaaactttcctcatgtcagcacgttgtaggtgtcgccaccggcgccaacctcgtgtgaatgctctgaagagctaatcatttgcataccacagcatcttcttcctgtcggttaaattcgcgtctgtagcacgtcatcttcgtggtgtagcaattttaatggccagtagtgtatatttgctgATCGACACACGGCAGCGTTCCCACCATCCACTGGATAGTCAAGATGAACTTGAAAACTGTTGAGTCTCTTTACGATTTTCTCGATGCCGTCCCTTCTGTCAAACAGGTGCGCGTACGTGCTGCCGGTATTCGAGATGGACTCGAGGCTGAAGCACGTGCCGAGGGACAAGACTGAGCTGCGGCAACTGGCGCTGAGGCAGCAGGTGCGCCCCTACCACTGGGCAGTGTACAGGCGTAACCAGAGGTGCTTGCAGCCCACACGCTGGCTGTTCCACGAATCGAATGCCTCTCAGCTTAACATAGCATACGAGATGCCGTACGAGTGGAAGGCCGAACCAGTATTTGTCGCAACCAGCGAAGATCTTCCTCTCTTCGATGAGACGTTCGTCGGCTACGGATTCACCAGAAACACGCAGGTATGGCTGCACATCCGTCACTTGAACAGATCTTGCGGAATACGACATATGTCACTAGACGTCGGATTTTCTTTCATTCTGAATTGTTTTCTTTCATTCTGAATTGTTTAATCTGAATTCTCTTGTCTGCACCACTATCTTATTCCGGTCAGAGAGAGAGTACTGACTCTTTTCGAAATTATGTGGGAAATAGTCATTGTGGTTCTGTAGAAggaagcacaatattcacttctaCGAGTTTGTATAAACTACAGCCACACAAACTTTAGGTGGCGAGATTGAACTTCCCTGAATACAAGATCTGTTATCACAGGAAGGTCTTTGAGACACTTTTaggcgttgtgagcggccagcacCTGTCTCCTCTAGGTCAACGCTAAAGGTCGAGGTAATAATGTATTCTGTGATAGGGACATCTGTATTAAACTATACCAAGTAAAGAAATTTtggaaggaaaattctcaggaactaAAACGTATGCCTAGTAATTAGCTAGAAATGTCATTAATTACAAACAGCAATACAGAAAGTGTGTAGGTGGTGCAGAAGGGCTACACAAACAAGTCCTACTGAGGTACAGCGGTACCAGTGTTACCTGAGGAGACGTGCGACGTGTACTGCGAAGTCTTACAAGCCACTGGTCGGGAGTCGACTATCACACATTCGGCGAAAATTTCGTGGCGCCGAAAAGGGTCCTCTATTTAAAAGTAGAAAGATGTTTTATGAGCTAGGGTCCTTCTTTTCAGTTGTCTCAAGAGGTGGGGATACGTGGCCAGTTACGTTCACGGAACTATACGAAATGCGGTTGTCTCCTGTCAGTGTCCCCGAGAGCTCGGATCTCTTGGCTTCTATGATGTAAATATTAACAACTATCACCCGTCCGGCGCTTGGTGGGAATATGGCTGATgcttcaaatgggttcaaatggctctgagcactataggacttaacatctgagaactacttaaacctaactaacctaagtcatcacacacatccatgcccaaggcaggattcgaacctgcgaccgtagcagcctcgcggttccggactgaagcgcctagaaccgctcggccaccgcagccggcttatgGCTGATGCTATTTCTCCTTAGATGGAGTGGGGATCAATCAGTTGtaggcctcagctaagttttcgcaAGCCTAGACGGCTGTTGTGTCATGACTCGTAAATTGCACGAGTGGATACTTGCACCCATACTCTCATTGCAGATCTGACATAACCATAGTTACGGGAAACTTCGACGTGACCAATAGAGACTCCTTGTTCGAAATACCAGCTGCCGTCAGTTCTCTAGTCCGGCCACTTCCAGGGACGCAAATGTACGGCAGCGAGGTGGCCTGCGTTTTCACTGATCGTCTACCAGTCTCAACTAGCGCTTCAGTTTCGCCTCTCACTTCCTCCCACGTTAATACTGACGGCAGTTGTAAGTCACAATAGAGCACAGAGCTACAATACTGGGTCTGATTCCCCGTTCAACACCATTTGATTTCTGCTTTTGGGGCATGATATCCACAAACATTATGTCCTTTTTCTTTTGTAAAAGCTCTTCGAGAGATTATTCTTAAGTCAGCTGGTCTGTTGTCTCAATGTGTCTTTCCTAACTTCCCCaacctttattattatttttttgtgatcCAGTGTAGCGTTGTTCCTGAATATGCAGAGACTGCGTATGCCGTGCACCGCTTGCTGATGTATACCAGCAGTGATATTTATTGTTTGGGAATAAAATGCCCTTAATCAAACGTAGCTAATAACTGTTGAAAAATACATTGATTACACCATTCACGGACGCAATGCCTACATACTGTGGTAAGTCACTTGTCTGTTATAAATCAAAAGATAAATTTTGAAGCAGGGCTCTCTGTCGGAACCTCGTGTTATAATCAGACATAAACtatcaaagaatccttaaaatacgAGTTGGCAAGTTCTATCTTTACTAAGGCTCATTTCAAAGTTTTGTGTTATTAATTACGACAGAAATAATATTAGCTGCTAACGACTCAGACAGGAGGgttacagaaaatgagtgtccgggagattTAGAGACCAACCTTCTATGGGATATAAGTATTAAACGTCACAAAATGGCCATTGTCGAcaatcaagaaatgttcaaaacaaactgttaacttgcaccatgactaccgaatgaaaaatggcacgcCAGAGTGATCGGAAAGGTTCGCACCCTCATCATCGAATGCGAACTCCTTCGGACCTGCAAACTGTGCAGAACGTTCCGCTAGGTATCCATTCCTAAAGAatccatatagaatcatattggtgtaacgaggGATGAGATATGATGGAatctgatggcatgcaaccgaatgacaaacagcctgtcgtggagcttatcttgaaactggctatcctttaaggcgtggcTGCAGATAGTGCAATAATATATATTTaaaggcacggaaaaaacaaacaaccAGAGGTTGAGTTTGTCCAGTGGTTACAAGTGGTATGAACCGCAATGCCACACATTTTTCGGGAGGGATAGTTTCCTCTAAACGAGTATTATTTTTattcgcagaccaggaatcaaccaaaagcaagttattttgaccagccacTGGCCGAAagaagtgctcataccatagttgtagttctcttacacccGTTTTCCCACTCTTGCCTGTCGTGGCGCAATTATTCCCTAatgtccttgcaagatcacgcacacgagaaagaatcatagGGGCAGAGCAtgtccaacttctcgcagcacaataaataactttccaccgacggtcgcggtggc
This Schistocerca nitens isolate TAMUIC-IGC-003100 chromosome 1, iqSchNite1.1, whole genome shotgun sequence DNA region includes the following protein-coding sequences:
- the LOC126206241 gene encoding beta-1,4-glucuronyltransferase 1-like: MPSLLSNRCAYVLPVFEMDSRLKHVPRDKTELRQLALRQQVRPYHWAVYRRNQRCLQPTRWLFHESNASQLNIAYEMPYEWKAEPVFVATSEDLPLFDETFVGYGFTRNTQAYEMFASGWRFLVLDNAFLVHSGFQSTKQRPKWRQRQMAQNYGLLRKWAHRVAVQGGSDPLRLARRYSLRRKRP